From Ignavibacteria bacterium, one genomic window encodes:
- the dprA gene encoding DNA-protecting protein DprA yields the protein MELIDIIALSFAGRLTSAEVRDLACTHTTLNDALEAIGRHPMDLEEQAQRQHERCEELGISIIAFNDPRYLHRLRAIETHPALLYVKGALPPESDSSVGVVGTRSCTIHYGKPVTETFVEEWTRRGCTIVSGLANGIDMIAHETCLRHGGKTIAVIASGLDKITPIPANDLSDRIAQNSGCVISEHACGIKAQPPYFPARNRIISGLSDAIVVIESKKKGGALITADFASKQGKALYAVPGPINSTRSEGCNALIRSGQAQCLTTADDVSNDVNLSHNQEPLSNSCSIPGLDDGEPHLVDELAIRWQCTISEALSRLMALEMEGKVQQLPGQRYVGR from the coding sequence ATGGAACTCATCGATATCATTGCGTTGTCGTTTGCCGGACGACTCACTTCGGCTGAGGTGCGGGACCTTGCTTGCACGCACACAACACTGAATGATGCGCTGGAGGCCATTGGGCGACACCCGATGGACCTCGAGGAGCAGGCACAACGTCAGCATGAACGGTGCGAAGAACTTGGCATCAGCATCATCGCCTTCAATGATCCTCGCTATCTGCATCGATTACGTGCGATCGAGACACATCCGGCACTTCTCTATGTGAAGGGGGCGCTCCCTCCCGAATCTGATAGTTCTGTTGGAGTGGTCGGAACCAGATCGTGCACCATTCATTACGGCAAGCCGGTTACGGAAACGTTTGTTGAGGAGTGGACGAGGAGAGGTTGTACCATCGTAAGTGGACTCGCGAACGGCATCGACATGATCGCCCACGAGACATGTCTACGTCACGGCGGAAAGACCATTGCTGTGATCGCCAGCGGACTCGACAAGATCACCCCCATCCCTGCCAATGACCTTTCCGACCGCATCGCGCAGAATAGCGGCTGCGTGATATCAGAACATGCTTGTGGGATCAAGGCACAGCCACCCTATTTCCCGGCTCGCAACAGGATCATCAGTGGGTTGAGTGATGCCATCGTCGTGATCGAAAGCAAGAAGAAAGGGGGCGCCTTGATCACCGCCGACTTCGCGTCGAAACAAGGTAAGGCGCTCTACGCGGTGCCCGGTCCCATCAACTCCACGCGAAGTGAGGGGTGCAATGCGCTTATTAGGTCGGGTCAAGCTCAATGCCTTACAACTGCTGACGATGTATCTAACGACGTAAACCTCTCACACAACCAGGAGCCCCTTTCCAACTCCTGCTCCATCCCCGGACTCGATGATGGCGAGCCACATCTCGTTGATGAACTCGCAATACGATGGCAGTGTACGATCAGCGAAGCTCTCTCGCGGCTCATGGCCTTGGAGATGGAGGGCAAGGTGCAGCAGCTGCCCGGGCAGCGGTATGTGGGGAGGTGA